The window agaatttagattttatttgtttttgtgttttaaaaatattttttaaaaaattaatttatttttatttttatttttacttcaaattaaaaaaatttcggtgttttttatagttattaaacccggctcaGGGGCCGGGTCCCGGATTTCATTGGTCAACccggaaaaattttaaaaaataaagttttaatattttatatgaaaaaatccatataaatataggttatatatataatgaagtttaaaagaatattttaaaaagttttttatcccacattaaaaagatattatattaaacttttaagttaaagtatttaaatcaaaaaagttTCTTATCccgcattgaaaaaacatagtttttttcttgtgaatattgagtatatataccaatagatttcaaatctcacattgacaAAACATAGTTAGACACGGTCGCATCCAAACCCGATTGTGGGATCGAACATCCAAAAAGACATAGCTCCATTTTGAGTTATGACTTTCCCGCATTATCTCTTAAATGAAGTTGATTTGAGAAACCATGACTTGTCACCTAGCCTTAGAGAAAACCTAAAGTTATAGGCTTGGTTTAGAGAAAGAGCCCAGTGCTATGAGTTTAGCTTATaggaataattcaattttttacagGCTCAATCTAAGATTGAATTATACTCTCCCTACACCTTTGATGTataaaagttcaataaaaatccaccatatttttatcaatattaatgCTACATGAGGGGtacattataacaaaaatatattttcatcatagataaaatattttataggtcTCTAAATTTATCGAAGGATCTCTAAATTTATCAGATAAGATTTTTTACAGGTATTGACCACCTAGACTTATCAAACACCAGGCACCAACTACTTTGGTTAGGAATAATGAATTGAATTGtcataatcaaaatattaagtGATTACCTATTACATAAACCTTGCCCCAAACTACTTGAATTTTTTGAGATATTATAGCATATATAGCCAAAACAATGAAACATGGTAAAATATtcttttcatctaaaaacaagttattttacATCAAACATGTCCTTAAtaagctaaaaatatttttctaaaaaataaacaaagattggaaattaattataaaatattttaccttaactatattttaaaatattgtacaCAAAATTAAGCACAAATAATAGTGgaaccatttttttataaaacattttacaCAAAGTAAATATTCCAAACTAAATTGTCCCACTCTTCCTAACTCAATCCTAATCAATTAAAAGTCTGTTTAGTATtatagtaatatatatttttcaaagttttttttgctttaaaatatattaaaataatattttttttataaaattatttttaacataaatatatcaaaaaaatataaaaatactaaaaaataacttgaaataaaaaaaataaaaaaataatttttttaaatatttttgaaatataaaaaaaaacaacatgggGCACTGAAAAACACTTATGAATTGAATTTCTAACAATGGCGATGCTTCGCGTAGcctctgaaaaaaataaacccttGCAACATGCAGCgactgaaaaaaacaaaaaataaaaaacagcagGACCCTCAAACCTCATTCCCTGCTTCTCACTCGCTATTGCTGTTTATGTTCTAAACGAATCAGATCCCACCAACCCTCCATCCGCCAACCCCTACTCCAGAGGTATCATGCCTTGGATAAGATTAAGTCATGTAATTACTCTTTGTAAAACATGGATCATGTACATGCATACACACTAAAGAATCTCATCAATAATCCTCAAATACACGCACATACACTTCATTTGAAGAATTCATTGAGATGTGCAAACGCCACCTTCTTCACCCCCACCAAACATCACTCATCACATAAATGAGGATACATTCTTATTATaagatttcaaaaaaacaaattaaaaaagtgtTTAGTATTGAAATaatggtaattttttaattttaaaaatatattaaaataatatattttttaaaaaaatatttttaataccaacacattaaaataataaaaatataaaaaaatttaagcaaaTACAACCTTAACTTTTAAGAGCAACAAATAACATAAACTAGATATTTCAAGAATACATAcacttgagggtctagctgttgtggtcaaccgtgtgacttgttccgcccctgtccagggttcgaccctctatgtgcacgcctgtcacccccgcggtgccttacctgcccctgggcttgcaggatgtccagtgggccgtggagaatagtcgtggtgcgcgcaagctggcccggacaccccacgtaaatcaagaaaaaaaaaaagaatacactCACCAGTAAATATTCACATGCATAACATAAACCTGATTTAAATTAGGTTTTAAGTTGAACCGGAAAAATATTAACCCAGTAAAACAACCTAGTTAACATAGTCACCGCAGCTGTGATTTGTACCTGGACTGAACCGAGCCTTAACCACTGGTCGAACCTTTCCTTTTTTGGGCCACATTGTATATCATTGTCGAATAACTAGTTGTCACGTTATCTGAGGACTTGAACAAGACCTGATACTCTTCGAGGTTTCCGATAACCCAATGTGAACAAGGAGCGCTGGTACCTATATATTCTTAACAAAATCGAATCTCTATTCACCATCCAAAACTAaccctcattaaaaaaaaactcgaaaagTCATATCACAGTACAGCCCCTGAGGCCCGCCCGCCGGCACGCCAAACCTTTTGTGTCAAGATAGCCCTCTTGCTGTGCACTGCGAGTAATGGCTGCTGCCCTGAAATCAACCCCTTCCTTCCTCCAACTGAAGAAACCGGAGACCCATTTCATCGTTCGTAATAAACCCCCTATCGTTTCAACCAGAAGGTTCGCGCCAATGGCGTCTCTCACTGCAACCCGAAGTCTTGGTATAGGAGAAACATTCTCCAATCTCAAGGAACAAGGCAAAGTAGGTACCGCTCCCATAGTAAATTTTTGTTATATGAGGGTTTTGTGTTGATAGTTGACGTgcatttgatatatatatatatatatatatatatatatatatatattatttgagtaGATGTAGATTGATTTTGCTTGACATGTTGAATGGGTATTGACTTGGATATTGTTTGTAGTTTTGGCAATTTACTCCATTAGCGGAGATTAAAGTTGCACAGAGGAGTCTCTGTGTGTTAGTATCCCTGTTGAATCAAATATTTCTACTGACTTCTGTGTTAGCCATGTCATAAGTAAAGATGGGAGACTAGAGGAGCTCATTTGTGTTATCAATTGATAATATTAGAAGATGAAAAAACTTTTTACATAGGTTGGATTGAATTATTTGTGGGGTTCGGGTTGCGAGGAGGGGATTGGATTAAGAGTTTTGGTCTGGAAAATTTATTTGGATGGGGGAAACTGGTGAGAGGAAATATAATCCATTTCTCataatgttgttttgataaGCGTGCTTGTGTGTGAAGGTGGCGCTCATTCCATACATCACAGCCGGTGATCCTGATCTTTCAACAACTGCAGAAGCCTTGAAGTTGTTGGACGCCTGTGGATGTGATATAATTGAACTGGGTGTTCCTTACTCTGATCCTTTGGCAGATGGTCCAGTTATCCAGGTATGACTATAAAGTGGTTGCTGGTTGAATGAATTTTCATATCCATTTTTTAATCGGAGTCTCTTAATTTAGGCTGCAGCTACACGCTCCTTGGCTAGAGGGACCAATTTCGAAGCAATCACATCAATGTTAAAGGAGGTAAGGCCATTATACTACGATGCTATACTTCTACCATGCTGAGACAGAGATAGAATTGGTGGATTGGTGACactattgaaatttttttgaaactgCACAATTCCTTTTGTCATGCTATTATTGCTTAGATTGCAATTAAGCATAGTTTGCTGGAGCATATGGTCATAGGCAAGTGAAGAAGTGACTGCCCATAGAATAAGCATACAGTATCCCCATTTACAACTTTGTTGCcagtttcttttattatttgaatttccTTATATTGATTCAACTGTTGACTGCACAGGTGGTTCCCCAAGTATCGTGTCCAATTGCATTATTTACATATTACAATCCAATTCTAAAGCGTGGAATTGAGAAGTTTATGTCCACTGTAAATGACATCGGCGTGCAAGGTAAATGGAAGGTTTATTTTGCAGCACCTAACTGCCTATTTTAATGATCTTTATCATGCCTGAATGATGTGGGAAACAAGGATCACTGTGCGcattactagttttttttctccgTTTATTTTTTGTGAGTTCTGGGTGATGTACAGCATTACTATATGCATAAACCTATACTGGTTTTGCAGGACTTGTGGTCCCAGATGTTCCTCTGGAGGAGACTCAAGTTCTGAGGAAGGAAGCTGTCAAGAATGGGCTTGAACTGGTCTGTCTCACTTCATATTTCAGGATGATGTATTTCCATTTTGTCTATTAATACTGCGTGATATAAAAACACTTCATTTCCTTTTGCTTTGCCAAAAAATCTGAAAACATGTATACTAGTGGCAATTGATTGTAGAGTTGGTGATAGTgttataaaaagagaaaggaccctttctttgcttttctctttGGAAAACATAAGTTGTTTGTGATGTATTATTGATCTAAATCAACACCTTTACCTCATTGTTATTATGTTGATGGTGTCTGCtggttttcattaaaaaaatatttttggttgtGTGATAATTGAAGCAGGGTACCTTTCGGTGGTGAGCATTGGTTTTCTTGCAATTTACCTTTTGAATTGTCAAGCTTATATGTAGAGTGGCTCGTGAAAGATAAGCATCTACCATGTGTTCACTGT is drawn from Populus nigra chromosome 5, ddPopNigr1.1, whole genome shotgun sequence and contains these coding sequences:
- the LOC133693724 gene encoding tryptophan synthase alpha chain-like, with protein sequence MAAALKSTPSFLQLKKPETHFIVRNKPPIVSTRRFAPMASLTATRSLGIGETFSNLKEQGKVALIPYITAGDPDLSTTAEALKLLDACGCDIIELGVPYSDPLADGPVIQAAATRSLARGTNFEAITSMLKEVVPQVSCPIALFTYYNPILKRGIEKFMSTVNDIGVQGLVVPDVPLEETQVLRKEAVKNGLELVLLTTPTTPTERMKAIVEVADGFVYLVSSVGVTGTRASVSDRVQTLLQDIKETTTKPVAVGFGISKPEHVKQVAGWGADGVIVGSAMVKLLGEAKSPEEGLKELESFTKSLKAALP